In Lactiplantibacillus pentosus, the sequence TGATTGCCTGCAACTTCACGTCTGAAACGATTTCACGACCACTCCATCAATATTTGACGGCCGATGCCAAGTGCTTGCTGAGTAACTACGACGACCACCAAACCGACACATTACGCCCGTATGAAGCCTGGGTGTACCAGCTCGCTTAGTGAGAGGCTCTTAAGTTCAAAAGCAGCCAGCTGAGGATCGCTGGAAATAAGGCGAGTTGGCGTATTCTTGTTCAGCAGCCGGTGCGCGCCGTAGTCCGACTTCCGGAGCCGGCTGACAATTGCTGGAACGTAAGCCGACGTCGATTTGAACTCACGCAGAAAGTCACTGCGCAATTTCAAATACGAGTCTTATTCTAAGCCGGAAGAAGACGCAGCTACAACAGAAAGTTTACGGTAACTCGCATTGTTTCCAGCGGGTCTTAGCTGGCAGCACTTGAACTTAGAAAATGCCATGATTTAATTATGATTCATGACAAATTAACCAGCACAATGCGTACGAATATAACCACACACCAATAAAGCGACCTTCAAAAATCTTGAAGGTCGCTTTATTTAGCGAACAATGACGATTTGGCCGATGTGTGGTTCATCTAGTTGCTGGTGGCCTTGAATAAAGCCGTTCAGGTCAAAGGGCAGTTCGGCCGCAATCGTGGTGATGAGTTGGTGAGTTGCTAATAATTTGAATAATAACTGTAATGTCGCTTGGTCCGAAATGACTTCGGTCGGTTGAATCGCTTGGAACCGAATTGATTTACTGGTGGCAGGAAGGCGGTGGGCGAAGGAGGCAATCGTGGCGTCAAACTTCGCCATTGCCAAGTCGTCCTTGCCACCGACACCGTCTAAAGCGACGTTGATGATGACATCGCCGCGGTCGGCTAACACGTGGACTGGATTTTGTTGCTGGTAGTCCACAAATTGATCGACGCCCAGTGAAGTGATCAGATCCGCGTAGCGCCCACTGGCCACGGCAATCACGTGCGCACCGAGGCGTTTTGCTAGTTGAACGACTAGTAAGCCCACGGGACTGCCAGCGCCTTTGACGATCACCGTCTGGTCAGCTTGGACGTCTGCAAAATAACGCACCGTTTTGTAAGCGATGATGCCGGGCGTAATCAGGCTCACCGCACTGGCGGGTGTGAGGTCGTCAGGAACCGTCACGGCCAGGTCGCTATCGACACAGACCTGTTCGGCGTAAGTTTCAGTGGTGTGCGCTGCGACTAAGGTGCCAATCTTAAAATCAGTGACTGCCGCTCCGACTTGAATCACGTGACCGACCACATCATGTCCCGGAATGTGTGGCAGGTCGACGTTGGCCTTGGTACCCAGACGCTCCAAGCGGTCTTCGTCTGTTAAATTAACTGCCGCCGTTTCAATTAAGATTTGATTATCAGTCAGGTGTAGTGCTGGCTGGACAAGCGTCTCAAATACGGCGGGTCCCCCAAATTTTTGATAACCGTATGCAAGCATGATAATCCCCCTCCTATCATGGCTGAACCAGCATTTAGACTGGTAAAATCACCGAAGATACCGGCGTTTACCAACCAAATGCGTGGGTTCAGACATTGGTCCAAAAGTATGCTCTTGCCTCATTGTAGCGGGCGAGCAGGGGAAATCACAAGCCGAAACAATTATATTCCGGGCTTCGTTCGGTTACCGACTGAATTAAGCGGTCGGTTTGACTGGCTGGCGCTTGAGGCCCCAACCGGTAAAACCACTGATGATGGAGAAGACTGGCGATAGCAAGCTGAAGAAGCAGAATGGCAAGTAGGCCAGTGTTGAGACGCCCAAGGTATTTGCGGCAAACGCCCCCGCAACACCCCATGGAATCAAGTAGTTAATGACCGTTCCACCATCTTCGAGTACCCGACTGAGTGCCAAGTTGGCGAGTCCGCGCTGATTGAAGGCGAGTTTGAAGGCTTTACCAGGCAAAATTACGGATAGGTATTGTTCACCAACAAAGATGTTGACGCCAATTCCGGCTAAAATCGCCGCAGTGACGGTGGCGCCAGTCCCTTTGAGCCGCTTGGTCAATGGCACCATCGCGGTTTGGATCAAGTTGAATTTCATCAACAGGCCACCGAGCGATAAGGTCAGTAAAATCAGTGAGACCGTGCTCATCATCGCGCTAATGCCACCCCGAGAGAGCAGGGCGTCGACGCTGGCATTGCCAGTTTTTGCGACAAAACCAGATTCAATCATCGTTGCGATTTTAGTGATGGCGATGTGTGGTTGCTGGATAAAAATCATCACGATGGCGAGCCCGATGTTCATCAATAACGTCGCAATCGCTGGAATTTTGAGGAGCGCACAGGCGAACATCACCGCTAGCGGCAGTGCGGCCCACCACGTAATGGCAAAATTACTGTTGAGCACGGTCAGGGTCGTTTGAATTTTACCTAAGTGACTTTGGGTCGCTGCACCCGTGCCGAGAATCGTGTACAGGACTAATGAGACGACGAACGCCGGAATCGTTGACCACATTAAGTTACGGATGTGATCGAACAAATCACTCTCAGCAATCGCTGACGCCAGGTTCGTCGAGTCGGACAGTGGCGAAGTTTTATCGCCAAAAATGGCGCCGGAAATAATTGCACCGGCAATCAAAGCCGGGTTGATGCCCATGGTCGTCCCGATACCGAAGAGGGCAATCCCAATCGTTGAAATAATCGTGAACGCACTCCCAATCGACGTTCCGATGATGGCACAAACCAGGAAGACGGACGGCACGAACCACTGTGCGGAAATCAAATGAAAGCCGAAGACCATCATTGACGGAATGATGCCGGCTGCGATCCACACACTGATCAGCGCACCAATCAGCAGGAAGATGAAAATTGGAATGATCCCAGTTTTGATTCCATCAATGATGCCGCCGTGAATATCATCCCAAGCGGCGCCACGAATGCGGGCCCACAAAATAATCAGGGCAATCACGAGGATGACGGGTGTTTGTGGGGATAGGCCGAACTTAATCACACCAAGTCCCATAATCGCTAACATAAGCAACAAAACGCATAAGGCTTCTGGTAATTTGACCGGTCGCCATTTTTCTGAATGAGGCATAATCGATAACTCCTTTTGAAGGTCGCCCAGCGTCACCAAGCCAGGTAGTCACCAGCTGCTTGAATGACGGTACGCGCCAATAATAATCATAATGAATGCAAAAAATCGTCCCCGTTGCACAATAATGCAACAGGGACGATTGATTAGACCGTGGTACCACCCCAGCTTGAGCCACAATAGGACTCCACTCACTAGCAGTTAACGGCTCTAGTTGTTATCCGCCGGGCGTACCCGGACCTCTCCTACCGTATTTCATCGAGATTAACCTGATCGGTTCGCAGCACCCACCGACTTCCTGACGCACAGTTAATTCGCTACTTGAAAGTAAGATTATCGTTCGTTATTTGAATACTGATGATAGTAGCATGTGCGCCCGAGTTCGTCAACTGACGTGAACGGCAGTTGGCATAAAAAACTCGGACAAATTCCGTTTGCCCGCTACGATAAGTGAGGTTGGAATGGTAGAATAGATAGTGTTGTAAGCGGTCTCTAGCAAGAGACGGCACTAGTTATTTTTAAAGATAAAAAAGTTTTTAGGGGGATATCAATATGGCTAATCAATGGTGGCAATCAGCCGTCGTGTATCAAGTCTATCCACGCTCGTTTCAAGATTCGAATGGTGATGGGATCGGGGATCTACCCGGAATCACCCAACGCTTAGATTATATTAAACACTTGGGTGCTGATGTCATCTGGCTCAATCCAATCTACCGGTCACCCGGAGTCGATAACGGTTATGATATCAGTGATTATTACGATATTAATCCGGAATTTGGGACGATGGCTGACTTTGACCAGCTGCTCACAACCGCCCACGCGAAGGGCTTGAAAATCATGATGGACATCGTCGTAAACCACTCATCCAACCAAAATAAATGGTTTACGGAGAGTGCCAAGAGCAAGGATAATCCATATTCTGATTATTATATTTGGCGTGACCCGGTCGACGGACATGCGCCCAATAACTGGGGTGGCTTCTTCGGCGGCTCAGTCTGGGAATACGTCGAGAGTCGGCAACAGTATTATTTGCATTCATTTGCCGTCGAACAACCGGATTTGAATTGGGATAATCCCAAGTTGCGGCAAGCGGTCTATGACATGATGAACTTCTGGGTCGACAAGGGTGTCGATGGCTTCCGCTTAGACGTCATCAACCTGATTTCCAAACCAGCCAGCTTTGCGGATGGACAACCTGAAGCGGGAGAACCATACGCGGCCATCGGTGACATCGTGGCAAACGGCCCACATTTGCATGATTACTTACAAGAGATGAATCAACAGGTCTTTGCTGGCCATCAACTGATGACGGTCGGGGAGACGCCGGGTGCGACCGTTGCGGATGCCAAGCAGTTAGCGAGTCTACAAGGTCAAGAACTCAACATGGTTTTCGAATTTGAACACATGGGTTTAGACGGCAATCCCGACCCCGCATTGGGCAAGTGGAATGATCAACCCGTCCAACTCGTTGATTTGAAGCAGAGTTTATCAAAATGGCAGACGGGCTTGCAAGGTGCCGCTTGGAATAGCCTCTATTGGAATAATCACGATCAACCACGGATCGTGTCCCGCTTTGGCGACGAACGACCAGCTTATCGGGAACGCTCAGCCAAAATGTTGGCCACGGCGCTACACTTCTTGCAAGGGACCCCATACATTTATGAGGGTGAAGAGCTTGGCATGACCAACGCCCATTTCGACAAATTGAGCGACTACCAAGATTTGGAATCACTGAATGCTTATCATCACTTTGTCGACGACGAACAGGTCGTCTCAGCGGATAAGATGTTAAGCTATTTAGCGCACACGTCTCGTGATAATGCTCGGACCCCGATGCAATGGGATGACAGTGCCAATGCCGGCTTTTCAACGGCGACACCTTGGCTAGCGGTCAACGCGAATTATCCACGACTGAACGCGCAACTAGCGCAACGGACGCCTGGGTCGGTATTTGGCTACTATCAACGGTTGATCAAGTTGCGGCATCAGTTGCCAGTCATCACGACTGGGACTTGCCGGCTATTGTTGCCAGAAGACCAGTCCGTCCACGCCTACATGCGCCAAGCGGGTGACCAGCATCTGCTCGTGATCTGCAACTTCACGGATGCCACCCAGACGCGGCACTTTGCTGAATTA encodes:
- a CDS encoding NADP-dependent oxidoreductase — protein: MLAYGYQKFGGPAVFETLVQPALHLTDNQILIETAAVNLTDEDRLERLGTKANVDLPHIPGHDVVGHVIQVGAAVTDFKIGTLVAAHTTETYAEQVCVDSDLAVTVPDDLTPASAVSLITPGIIAYKTVRYFADVQADQTVIVKGAGSPVGLLVVQLAKRLGAHVIAVASGRYADLITSLGVDQFVDYQQQNPVHVLADRGDVIINVALDGVGGKDDLAMAKFDATIASFAHRLPATSKSIRFQAIQPTEVISDQATLQLLFKLLATHQLITTIAAELPFDLNGFIQGHQQLDEPHIGQIVIVR
- the nhaC gene encoding Na+/H+ antiporter NhaC, translating into MPHSEKWRPVKLPEALCVLLLMLAIMGLGVIKFGLSPQTPVILVIALIILWARIRGAAWDDIHGGIIDGIKTGIIPIFIFLLIGALISVWIAAGIIPSMMVFGFHLISAQWFVPSVFLVCAIIGTSIGSAFTIISTIGIALFGIGTTMGINPALIAGAIISGAIFGDKTSPLSDSTNLASAIAESDLFDHIRNLMWSTIPAFVVSLVLYTILGTGAATQSHLGKIQTTLTVLNSNFAITWWAALPLAVMFACALLKIPAIATLLMNIGLAIVMIFIQQPHIAITKIATMIESGFVAKTGNASVDALLSRGGISAMMSTVSLILLTLSLGGLLMKFNLIQTAMVPLTKRLKGTGATVTAAILAGIGVNIFVGEQYLSVILPGKAFKLAFNQRGLANLALSRVLEDGGTVINYLIPWGVAGAFAANTLGVSTLAYLPFCFFSLLSPVFSIISGFTGWGLKRQPVKPTA
- a CDS encoding glycoside hydrolase family 13 protein; translated protein: MANQWWQSAVVYQVYPRSFQDSNGDGIGDLPGITQRLDYIKHLGADVIWLNPIYRSPGVDNGYDISDYYDINPEFGTMADFDQLLTTAHAKGLKIMMDIVVNHSSNQNKWFTESAKSKDNPYSDYYIWRDPVDGHAPNNWGGFFGGSVWEYVESRQQYYLHSFAVEQPDLNWDNPKLRQAVYDMMNFWVDKGVDGFRLDVINLISKPASFADGQPEAGEPYAAIGDIVANGPHLHDYLQEMNQQVFAGHQLMTVGETPGATVADAKQLASLQGQELNMVFEFEHMGLDGNPDPALGKWNDQPVQLVDLKQSLSKWQTGLQGAAWNSLYWNNHDQPRIVSRFGDERPAYRERSAKMLATALHFLQGTPYIYEGEELGMTNAHFDKLSDYQDLESLNAYHHFVDDEQVVSADKMLSYLAHTSRDNARTPMQWDDSANAGFSTATPWLAVNANYPRLNAQLAQRTPGSVFGYYQRLIKLRHQLPVITTGTCRLLLPEDQSVHAYMRQAGDQHLLVICNFTDATQTRHFAELPATAKLLLSNYDEDHQDVLRAYEAKVYQF